The window CCGCCAAGACAAGGCTGTTAACAGACCCAAGTTGTCAACAGACTGAGATTGCTAGCGGACCAAAGTTATTAATGGACTAGCATCATTAACCGACTAAGCAATCGGCTCGCCCAGAAACCCGGACCAATACCACTTCCTGCGCACTGCGCCGTTCCAGATTAACCGACCAGCGCTTAGCGAGGGCAATCCCAAAACCGATAAACAGTGCCGAGCTGGCAATCGTCACCCCTTCTCCCGCGCCGAGCGCAGGCGCCAGCCAGGCATCACCAAGCCAGGCACCAAGGATCATCATGACCAGCGGCAGTAGATAAACCAGTGCCGCCGACTGGAGCAGACTTTTTTCCGGAAAACCGATTTCCACCACCTGACCCGGTGTGACTTTTTGCTCGGTATCGAGTTGCCACAACAGCGACTTTTTGCCTACCGCTTTGGAAACAATGCCCGTGCCGCAGCTTTTGGCTGACGCGCAGCTGCTGCAACTGGTTTTTTGTTCACAACTGAGTGCAATGTGATAGCCATTTCGCTGGCTGTGCACATCCGTCACGGTGGCAAGTGCGGTCATCATGGTTTGGCTTCCTCATGGGCCTTAAAGGTCACAGACTGCGCAATACGCTTGGCAGTATCCGGCGGGATATCACCCACGACCGAAATTTCGTTGTTACCTTTTACAAAACTGTGCAGTGTGCGCCGGCCCTGACGAACCAATTGTCCCTT is drawn from Vibrio sp. CDRSL-10 TSBA and contains these coding sequences:
- a CDS encoding SoxR reducing system RseC family protein yields the protein MMTALATVTDVHSQRNGYHIALSCEQKTSCSSCASAKSCGTGIVSKAVGKKSLLWQLDTEQKVTPGQVVEIGFPEKSLLQSAALVYLLPLVMMILGAWLGDAWLAPALGAGEGVTIASSALFIGFGIALAKRWSVNLERRSAQEVVLVRVSGRADCLVG